A portion of the uncultured Bacteroides sp. genome contains these proteins:
- a CDS encoding amidohydrolase — MSSDQLRISMLQTDIVWQDKEENLRLLRGKLQKLRGETDLVILPEMFSTGFSMQSHSLGEPVTGKTITTLQAWANEYTVAIAGSYIASDHSTYYNRAFFLTPEGDSYYYDKRHLFRMGGEYDSFSSGNKRLIVSYHGWNICLLVCYDLRFPVWSRNRKNEYDLLIYVANWPASRRHVWDALLKARALENMSYVCGVNRIGSDGNGLSHDGGSVLYSAKGETLTVIPDNEEHISTTKIDLQTLHQFREKFPAWRDADSFRLEDSSESL, encoded by the coding sequence TGGCAGGACAAAGAAGAAAATCTCCGTTTGCTCCGCGGCAAGTTGCAAAAACTCCGCGGAGAGACGGATCTTGTTATACTACCCGAAATGTTTTCTACCGGATTTAGCATGCAAAGTCATTCTTTGGGAGAGCCCGTTACCGGAAAAACAATCACGACTCTACAAGCTTGGGCCAACGAATATACTGTGGCCATCGCAGGCAGTTATATCGCATCCGATCATTCGACCTATTACAATCGTGCCTTTTTTCTTACTCCCGAAGGAGATTCTTATTACTACGACAAACGACATCTTTTCCGAATGGGTGGCGAATATGATTCGTTCTCTTCCGGAAATAAAAGACTGATAGTGTCTTATCATGGATGGAACATCTGTCTGCTGGTCTGCTACGACCTTCGTTTCCCCGTATGGAGCAGAAATAGGAAGAACGAATACGACCTACTTATTTATGTAGCCAATTGGCCCGCTTCTCGCCGCCACGTATGGGACGCATTACTAAAAGCAAGAGCACTTGAAAATATGAGCTACGTTTGTGGAGTCAATCGCATAGGTAGTGATGGAAACGGCTTAAGTCACGATGGAGGAAGCGTACTCTACTCGGCCAAAGGCGAAACACTTACAGTCATTCCCGATAATGAAGAGCATATCTCTACAACAAAAATTGACCTTCAGACCCTACACCAATTCCGAGAAAAATTCCCCGCATGGAGAGACGCCGATAGCTTCCGATTAGAGGATTCTTCCGAAAGTCTTTAA
- a CDS encoding glucosamine-6-phosphate deaminase, giving the protein MKTNLSSQITLNRVSPRYYRPENAFEKSVLTRFEKIPTDIYESVEEGAKHVSNEIAQVIREKQKAGRFCVLALTGGSSPRNVYSELIRLHKEENLSFRNVIVFNLYEYYPLSPDAINSNFNALKEMFLDHVDIDKQNIFTPDGTIAKDTIFEYCRLYEQRIESFGGIDIVLLGIGRVGNIAFNEPGSRLNSATRLILLDNASRDEAAKTFGSIESTPISSITMGVSTILAAKKILLMAWGEDKAGMIKECVEGAVIDTIPASYLQTHNNAQVAIDLSAAANLTRIQRPWLVTACEWNDKLIRSAIAWLCSLTGKPILKLTNKDYNENGLSELLALYGSAYNVNIKIFNDLQHTITGWPGGKPNADDTYRPERAKPYPKRIIVFSPHPDDDVISMGGTIRRLVEQKHEVHVAYQTSGNIAVGDEEVIRFLHFINGFNQLFMNSEDKVISEKYAEIRDVLKDKKDGDIDTRDILTIKGLIRRGEARTACTYNNIPLNRCHFLDLPFYETGKIQKDPISEADVLIVQKLLQEVKPHQIFVAGDLADPHGTHRVCTDAVFAAIDLEKEAGAKWLKECRIWMYRGAWAEWEIENIEMVVPISPEELRAKRNSILKHQSQMESAPFMGNDERLFWQRSEDRNHGTAALYDSLGLASYEAMEAFVEYIPL; this is encoded by the coding sequence ATGAAGACAAATCTTAGTTCTCAAATCACTCTCAACAGGGTCTCCCCCAGATACTACAGACCCGAGAATGCATTTGAGAAATCGGTATTAACCCGATTTGAGAAAATTCCTACAGACATTTATGAATCTGTAGAAGAAGGTGCTAAACACGTTTCAAACGAAATAGCCCAAGTCATTCGCGAAAAACAAAAGGCAGGGCGCTTTTGCGTATTGGCACTCACCGGTGGAAGCTCTCCACGTAATGTCTACTCCGAATTGATTCGCTTGCACAAAGAAGAAAACCTTAGTTTCCGCAACGTAATCGTATTCAATCTGTACGAATACTATCCACTTAGTCCGGATGCCATAAACAGCAATTTCAATGCATTAAAAGAGATGTTTCTGGATCATGTCGACATTGACAAACAGAACATCTTTACTCCCGATGGTACTATTGCCAAAGATACCATTTTTGAATATTGCCGCCTCTACGAACAACGCATCGAGAGCTTTGGAGGGATTGATATTGTACTGTTGGGCATCGGACGTGTAGGTAACATTGCGTTCAATGAACCGGGTTCGCGTCTAAACTCTGCTACCAGACTGATTTTGCTCGACAACGCCTCACGCGATGAAGCAGCAAAAACATTCGGCAGCATAGAAAGCACACCTATCAGCTCCATCACTATGGGAGTATCGACTATCCTTGCTGCAAAGAAAATCTTACTTATGGCATGGGGAGAAGATAAAGCCGGTATGATCAAAGAATGTGTGGAAGGAGCTGTGATAGATACCATACCGGCATCTTATCTGCAGACTCACAACAATGCACAAGTGGCGATAGACCTTTCTGCGGCAGCCAATCTGACTCGCATTCAGCGTCCATGGTTGGTTACCGCTTGCGAGTGGAACGATAAACTGATCCGTAGTGCCATTGCATGGCTTTGCTCGCTAACCGGAAAACCTATACTGAAATTAACCAATAAGGACTATAACGAAAACGGTCTGAGTGAATTATTAGCATTGTATGGTTCTGCCTACAACGTGAATATCAAGATATTCAATGATTTGCAGCACACTATTACCGGATGGCCCGGAGGTAAACCTAATGCAGACGATACGTATCGTCCTGAGCGTGCAAAACCTTACCCCAAACGTATCATTGTCTTTTCACCGCATCCTGACGATGATGTGATTTCAATGGGTGGAACAATCAGACGCCTCGTAGAACAGAAGCATGAAGTACACGTGGCTTATCAAACTTCGGGAAACATTGCTGTAGGTGATGAAGAAGTAATACGCTTTCTTCATTTCATCAATGGTTTCAACCAGTTGTTCATGAACAGTGAAGATAAGGTTATCAGTGAGAAGTATGCCGAAATCCGTGATGTCTTGAAAGACAAAAAAGATGGAGATATCGACACGCGCGACATCTTAACTATCAAAGGATTGATTCGTCGGGGCGAAGCACGCACAGCTTGTACATACAATAATATCCCGCTGAATCGTTGCCACTTCCTCGATTTACCCTTCTACGAGACAGGTAAAATACAGAAAGATCCGATTAGCGAAGCCGATGTGCTTATCGTTCAGAAACTACTTCAGGAAGTAAAACCTCATCAGATATTTGTAGCAGGAGACCTAGCCGACCCACACGGAACTCACCGTGTTTGCACCGACGCCGTATTTGCAGCCATTGATTTGGAAAAAGAAGCAGGAGCCAAATGGTTGAAAGAATGCCGCATCTGGATGTATCGAGGTGCATGGGCTGAATGGGAAATAGAAAATATAGAAATGGTCGTTCCTATTAGTCCGGAAGAGTTGCGCGCCAAACGAAATTCTATCCTG